One Lacunisphaera limnophila DNA window includes the following coding sequences:
- the dpdA gene encoding tRNA-guanine transglycosylase DpdA, which yields MQFYLPDAQDLVDPNFDFVREERATDRMRQRTDAYAHELFKRPPYDGMLVSKAIVKTRYTLAQQQRLLRLGVRKFLRLDETAGSKDMKVIGDCGAFSYRDDPEPPYTVEEVVHFYDQCGFTYGISVDHVILAFRSEWDKPKARKQDPAAAEAHRRRELTLDLAAQFWKRSKGCSFSPMGVAQGWSPDSYADSVTKLQKMGYDYIAMGGLVPLKTTEILQVMERVSEVRKNTTKFHLLGVTRLEKIFDFSRYGAASFDSTAPLLQAFKSAKDNYQTSKENFIALRIPQVDANAKLKARILAGEVNQTAAIKLERSSLAALRAYASTEVALDETLKLLMDYTVMYDEDIQGNPLKIKAREQEYRHTLANRPWEACPCDICKKIGYDVIVFRGAERNRRRGFHNLDTFYRKLLATDRGLRK from the coding sequence ATGCAATTTTATCTTCCCGACGCTCAAGACTTGGTGGACCCGAACTTCGACTTTGTTCGCGAGGAACGGGCTACCGACCGGATGCGCCAGCGCACAGACGCCTACGCCCACGAACTATTTAAGCGTCCGCCTTACGATGGCATGCTGGTTTCGAAGGCGATTGTTAAGACCCGCTATACGCTGGCACAGCAGCAGCGGCTATTGCGCCTCGGCGTGCGAAAGTTTCTGCGCCTCGATGAAACAGCGGGTTCGAAAGACATGAAGGTGATCGGTGACTGCGGTGCGTTTTCCTACCGCGACGACCCCGAACCACCCTACACCGTGGAGGAGGTCGTCCACTTTTACGACCAGTGTGGATTCACCTACGGCATCTCCGTGGATCATGTCATTTTGGCTTTTCGCTCGGAGTGGGACAAGCCCAAGGCGAGGAAGCAGGATCCAGCGGCGGCCGAAGCCCACCGTCGTCGCGAACTCACCCTCGACCTAGCCGCGCAGTTTTGGAAACGAAGCAAAGGATGTTCCTTCTCACCCATGGGAGTGGCTCAAGGATGGAGTCCTGACTCTTACGCCGACTCGGTCACCAAACTTCAGAAGATGGGTTATGACTACATCGCCATGGGCGGCCTGGTCCCGCTCAAGACTACCGAGATCCTGCAGGTGATGGAGCGAGTGTCGGAAGTTCGAAAAAATACGACGAAGTTTCATCTTTTGGGTGTCACCCGCCTCGAGAAGATTTTCGATTTCTCCCGCTATGGTGCTGCGAGTTTCGACAGTACGGCGCCGTTGCTTCAGGCATTCAAGAGCGCGAAGGATAACTATCAGACCTCCAAGGAGAACTTTATCGCCCTGCGGATTCCTCAGGTCGACGCCAATGCGAAGTTGAAGGCGCGGATCCTGGCCGGCGAGGTGAATCAAACGGCGGCCATCAAACTCGAGCGTAGTTCGCTGGCCGCTCTACGCGCCTACGCATCGACTGAAGTGGCATTGGACGAAACGCTCAAACTGCTCATGGACTATACGGTGATGTATGATGAGGACATCCAGGGCAACCCGCTGAAAATCAAAGCCCGCGAACAAGAATACCGACATACGCTCGCCAACCGTCCGTGGGAAGCCTGCCCGTGCGATATCTGCAAGAAAATCGGGTATGACGTAATTGTATTTCGGGGCGCGGAGCGAAATCGTCGCCGCGGTTTCCACAATCTAGACACATTTTATCGCAAACTGCTGGCCACCGATCGTGGACTGCGGAAATAA
- the dbpB gene encoding DGQHR domain-containing protein DpdB — translation MARNKSEQPESPSKPKTTLKRRVLQLAQSENSDIYLFALTGEELLAVADVSRISRDEAGKLIGYQRPEVKRHVRDIVEYLDGPDVLFPHAVIVAFSSKVRFVGSRGPNVTDGLSKAGDLFIPVPGDSAETKPGWIVDGQQRALAVSKSKRTGLPIPVCAFITDNIERQRDQFLRINNSRPLPRGLVTELLPEVSAPITGNTSASRLPSALLNSLNSEKDSPFFGLIKRASTSEADKEHRVIPDGPLLKALRESLVQPSGCLFVFRNLASNDADVDRIWLTVMTYWLAVKRVFPEAWGRPPCESRLMHSAGLTAMSRLMDRIMPQIDLRASNAVDEVVAELEVIQPFCRWTEGNWEGLGLQWNELENVSRHVRGLTNFLLRTYVERRTSGH, via the coding sequence ATGGCGCGCAACAAATCAGAGCAACCGGAATCTCCATCGAAGCCAAAAACTACGCTCAAGCGGCGGGTGCTGCAATTGGCGCAAAGTGAAAACTCCGATATCTACCTGTTTGCGCTTACGGGCGAGGAACTGCTTGCCGTGGCCGACGTGTCTCGCATTTCCCGTGACGAGGCGGGTAAGCTAATCGGCTACCAGCGACCCGAGGTAAAGCGCCACGTGCGTGACATCGTGGAGTACCTTGATGGTCCGGATGTCTTGTTTCCCCACGCCGTAATTGTTGCGTTTAGTTCGAAGGTGAGGTTCGTAGGCAGTCGCGGGCCGAACGTGACCGACGGCCTATCGAAGGCGGGGGACTTATTCATTCCGGTTCCCGGAGATTCAGCAGAAACGAAGCCGGGTTGGATCGTGGATGGTCAACAACGGGCACTCGCGGTTTCTAAGAGCAAGCGAACCGGACTACCAATCCCCGTGTGTGCCTTCATAACGGACAATATCGAGCGCCAGCGCGATCAATTCCTTCGCATCAACAATTCTAGGCCGCTGCCGCGTGGATTGGTCACGGAACTTCTGCCGGAAGTATCGGCGCCGATCACGGGCAACACCTCGGCCAGTCGTCTGCCGTCCGCGCTGCTTAATTCCCTCAATAGCGAGAAGGATTCGCCTTTCTTTGGTCTGATCAAGCGGGCCTCGACGAGCGAGGCGGATAAAGAGCACCGTGTGATTCCGGACGGCCCGCTGCTCAAGGCCCTGCGCGAGAGCCTCGTGCAGCCCTCCGGCTGTCTTTTTGTCTTCCGCAATCTCGCGTCGAACGATGCCGATGTGGACCGGATTTGGCTGACGGTCATGACCTATTGGTTGGCGGTGAAACGCGTGTTTCCGGAAGCATGGGGACGCCCGCCGTGCGAGAGTCGACTGATGCACAGCGCCGGTCTAACGGCGATGTCGCGATTGATGGACCGCATCATGCCACAAATTGATCTCCGTGCGAGTAATGCGGTGGACGAAGTGGTCGCGGAACTCGAAGTCATCCAGCCGTTTTGCCGTTGGACAGAGGGCAACTGGGAGGGACTCGGCCTGCAATGGAATGAACTCGAGAACGTCTCCCGACACGTTCGGGGCCTGACGAATTTTCTTTTGAGAACCTATGTGGAACGGAGGACGTCCGGTCACTGA
- the dpdD gene encoding protein DpdD: MNLAQWSEEDLQALRAFYDAGQAITWADVDTGTSLLLQDVRDWLETSPPPKRYPLVLPACPVSIGEPCWIAIAFSSSQTEQLRREMNAFVGMAGTDFTGHRAVSDPTDRLMRAATRWAGGEFVFRFSVLPGSRTAVRAALDRLRQIWRMRPDLGTGAFRTSDALLREFTGALAAHDAPGSEQWLQAIRQSGRLSAENLRFLEIERLGSLGYWDQLALHPQLSLLITIRRPRRITAWLVEALWRSEFLRYLDADQPDAALAHMRNDFIKRHEPLFRTRAGLTAPNVVLAFVVAAAAAIPPRHEQLPSLLAALPAGTRERAFADRIVATVTAVPATGEASLADAKRILLAEDYDTAWLHLVRLSPSVEVVQTYFDCASELDTPESAQTALVVFNSLSAADQERILRQRRYFRQHEHLTKAVTGGQLVRNWEEWLEKLEADPAWSQAVETARTGAADWRFEDYRDDPARIVTLASRLQAISAASPANVRLALPSIAAFFLRADEPTPTHAPLWECVLFMLAVDKQFGGADWALTQALTAAIFEAGPTAATYAETVEMLRTIWDTRGEPARLDWALDHLDALASAAVLDATAREAFFHSVQRTFATSARRVSPAQRELFRLLCADLGHLDDFAALPAPPSSAGDPVSGGALPSMRDKIVGIYTLTVSAAARAKLIIEQQFPGVDVRLNHEHVGGPRLAALAREADYFLVVAKSAKHAATDYIKLRRPETKPDLIYPSGRGASSIVSALLQALESTA, translated from the coding sequence ATGAACCTGGCCCAATGGAGTGAGGAAGACCTGCAGGCCTTACGGGCATTCTATGATGCCGGCCAGGCGATCACCTGGGCAGACGTCGATACTGGCACCAGCCTCCTGCTGCAAGATGTCCGGGACTGGTTGGAGACCAGTCCGCCACCGAAGCGATACCCCTTGGTGCTGCCCGCCTGCCCGGTTTCGATCGGGGAGCCCTGCTGGATCGCGATTGCTTTCAGTTCGAGCCAAACGGAGCAACTGCGTCGGGAAATGAACGCCTTCGTCGGCATGGCCGGCACGGATTTCACCGGGCACCGCGCGGTTTCCGACCCCACCGACCGACTGATGCGAGCGGCCACCCGGTGGGCCGGCGGGGAATTCGTCTTTCGGTTCAGTGTCTTGCCGGGTTCCAGGACCGCAGTTCGCGCCGCCCTTGATCGACTCCGGCAGATCTGGCGGATGCGACCCGATCTGGGCACGGGTGCCTTTCGAACCTCCGACGCCTTGCTTCGTGAATTTACAGGTGCCTTGGCCGCCCACGACGCCCCCGGTTCCGAGCAATGGTTGCAGGCCATTCGCCAATCGGGACGCCTCAGCGCGGAAAACCTGCGCTTCCTGGAAATCGAGCGCCTCGGTTCGCTGGGGTATTGGGATCAACTGGCCCTGCATCCGCAGTTGTCGCTGCTCATTACGATCCGCCGCCCCCGGCGGATCACCGCTTGGCTGGTCGAGGCGCTCTGGCGCTCCGAATTTCTCCGCTACCTTGACGCCGACCAACCGGACGCGGCGCTCGCCCACATGCGGAATGATTTCATCAAGCGGCACGAACCGCTCTTCCGCACTCGGGCCGGCCTGACAGCGCCCAACGTGGTGCTGGCCTTCGTGGTAGCCGCCGCGGCTGCGATCCCGCCGCGTCACGAGCAACTGCCCTCGTTGCTGGCCGCCTTGCCGGCGGGAACCAGGGAACGAGCCTTTGCCGATCGCATCGTGGCCACGGTCACCGCAGTGCCGGCCACCGGGGAAGCCTCCCTGGCCGATGCGAAACGCATTCTGTTGGCGGAGGATTACGACACCGCCTGGCTCCATCTCGTTCGGCTGTCCCCGTCGGTTGAGGTGGTGCAAACCTACTTTGATTGTGCGTCCGAACTCGATACGCCGGAGTCCGCGCAGACCGCCCTCGTGGTCTTTAACTCGCTCTCGGCGGCCGACCAGGAACGAATTCTGCGCCAGCGGAGATATTTCCGGCAGCACGAGCACCTGACCAAGGCCGTGACGGGAGGCCAGTTGGTCCGCAACTGGGAAGAGTGGTTGGAAAAGCTGGAGGCTGATCCGGCATGGAGCCAGGCGGTGGAAACCGCGCGAACTGGCGCCGCGGACTGGCGATTCGAGGATTATCGCGACGACCCCGCCCGGATCGTCACCCTGGCGTCCCGCTTGCAGGCCATATCGGCGGCCAGTCCCGCGAATGTCCGCCTGGCCTTGCCCAGCATCGCTGCGTTCTTCCTCCGCGCCGACGAGCCGACCCCCACGCACGCTCCCCTCTGGGAATGCGTGCTCTTCATGCTCGCGGTGGACAAGCAGTTTGGCGGTGCCGATTGGGCCCTGACCCAAGCGCTGACGGCGGCTATCTTCGAAGCGGGCCCCACGGCCGCGACCTATGCCGAAACCGTCGAGATGCTCCGCACCATTTGGGATACGCGCGGGGAACCGGCCCGATTGGATTGGGCACTCGACCACCTGGATGCCTTGGCCAGTGCGGCTGTGCTCGATGCCACTGCCCGGGAAGCATTTTTCCACAGTGTCCAACGGACGTTCGCTACTTCCGCCCGGCGCGTTTCCCCGGCCCAGCGCGAACTCTTCCGCCTGCTTTGTGCGGACCTCGGACACTTGGACGATTTCGCGGCGCTCCCGGCACCCCCGTCCTCGGCGGGAGACCCAGTGTCCGGCGGCGCCTTGCCGAGCATGCGGGACAAGATCGTCGGGATCTACACTTTGACTGTTTCAGCGGCGGCCCGCGCCAAATTGATCATCGAACAACAATTCCCCGGCGTGGACGTGCGCCTTAACCACGAACATGTCGGCGGACCCCGTCTCGCGGCGTTGGCCCGCGAGGCCGACTACTTCCTGGTGGTCGCAAAGAGCGCCAAACACGCGGCGACCGATTATATTAAACTGAGGCGGCCTGAGACGAAGCCCGACCTCATCTATCCTTCCGGGCGGGGCGCCTCCAGCATCGTGTCAGCGCTCTTGCAGGCCTTGGAAAGCACGGCTTGA
- the dpdJ gene encoding protein DpdJ, whose translation MSTLLVDFLGRIERQEAALLSWGLVDGALAEAELHQLAEDFLAANDSAAEFSNPYLFLEALVSRGLLFRWDEGGSYRYRSRMAESLRLLARLRQMFPRHLRRAGDWALSPTLVSDFRFVLRPREYPRRDLPSADCLNRWIAGIRLSPLQQSALGAMLGLSTPRPNPLAGFQDRAATRILGEAGTGRPTGTMICAGTGSGKTLAFYVPALGHLVGSVERDSANFVRAIALYPRNELLKDQFTEVFRQTKRLKAVLTAAGRRPICVAAYFGPTPNKGRDTEDPENKNFWAERTEGRVCPFLVCPQPDCGGAMIWRNEDRARDVERLVCDSCAVPIEADEIMLTRTRMLRTPPDVLFTTTEMMNQRLTDARSCHLFGVGTPIGRKPSLVLLDEAHTYRGVHGAQAAYLLRRWRYLSHAKCHYAGLSATLMEAASFFAQLTGLSADNVEEVSPETAEMTKEGMEYMVALRGDPVSGASLLSTTIQTAMLLRRILDLNSGLPSTGTFGRKVFLFTDDLDVKNRMYFTLLDAEGQDAYGRPDPTKPGGSLANLRATTGMEDDRRFSFGQSWRLSEDLGHALRPQSYVHLGRVSSQDEGVDSDAEIIVATASLEVGFNDPGVGAVLQHKAPRDPAAFLQRKGRAGRPREMRPWTAIVLSDFGRDRLAYQAYDLLFDPELRPGDLPLGNRHVLKMQAACTVLDWMSHQLRSQGGHVWRDASAPATSHSGTWVESARARHNAAAAILERVLQGGDDLDHLTDWLRRALGLQNASEVQALLWEAPRALMTEVLPTWHRRLRTQWQRGAEEGTEYYRSNHPLPEFIPGTLFSELNLPEVIVMASPGPGRPEREHPMAIAGALREFAPGRISRRFGITHGMSRHWLPVDLTAVGPQEIDVNSFCAQQERDDLGVQIVHSGSQDAPVRILRPFVLHVRSDAPRDRVKDSSNAFLEWHTRFFPPDDAAVGMRLDLPAPSPWDDVVDEIRFFTHRHYQPISAWRFATGAHATINAAGGVTAELASRFVLRNGDQTELAALGFCFDVDAIRIRLRIPANWKLEGDSGYPGKLPALRVARFRWLLLNEPRFDGQLNQFERNWLAEIAISAISAIAVRDQCDLAAAWAAIRGGAGNLDLSTVLDVMFQTLPTEEDDPTARVEQARLQELRQMIADAAILAILDRLVPALWSAPDPSWHPWLRERYVATFAAAFRDAVQQSCPEVDASDLLIDLETDREDLATIWVTEDAPGGGGVVERLLPALAESPRRFLDLLHAALGESDFEITDSELQRILRLAASEPPFAQAMHAIRDAPTLAELTLRFQAFRALLNERGIRTTHGVLAGLSARVLRPGSNELTDQVALGLADRWSREEARLGLEIDQRSLVYALSHAEELDTALNNGALPIGPDQDRRIWRFNALGSIAWARGSHARNQGLGLWSPYASLPLPERWLLLDLLGAREPRVHFGSADWRRLCENQLIENGRIALTADRADLAALRSALVGLLANPLDIGSLLVYPRLRGIERTGTGLAVMLELVTAGQVSPDDEPLPVSTARLIVKTARGEREEIRDLLESLVAVELLAPGDELWLVSPWISDLALLDNRSGGYAGLEPAWPKRFLSLAELLVFALLKNPALRIFVVTRPVEHNQRFCSRLQNLAELEGCADRLAIDSSRAELHTKGLIATTFALNGSMNFTRSGVEVLEETVQLETEPTRIGLFRLNMHGHYK comes from the coding sequence ATGAGCACGCTGCTGGTCGACTTTCTCGGACGAATTGAACGGCAGGAAGCGGCACTGCTGTCCTGGGGCCTCGTGGATGGCGCCCTGGCCGAGGCGGAACTGCACCAACTCGCGGAGGACTTCCTCGCGGCCAACGACTCAGCCGCCGAATTCAGCAATCCCTATCTCTTCCTCGAGGCGCTGGTCAGCCGGGGTTTGCTCTTCCGCTGGGATGAGGGCGGCAGCTACCGGTATCGGAGCCGGATGGCCGAGTCACTTCGGCTACTCGCCCGCCTGCGGCAGATGTTCCCCCGCCACCTGCGTCGCGCCGGGGACTGGGCCTTGAGCCCCACGTTGGTTTCCGACTTCCGGTTTGTCCTTCGCCCCCGCGAATATCCGCGCCGGGATCTTCCTTCCGCCGATTGCCTGAATCGTTGGATCGCGGGCATCCGTTTGTCGCCCCTGCAGCAATCGGCTTTAGGCGCCATGCTGGGCCTCTCGACTCCACGGCCCAATCCCTTGGCCGGATTCCAGGACCGGGCCGCCACTCGCATCCTCGGCGAAGCTGGCACGGGCCGGCCCACCGGCACGATGATTTGTGCGGGCACCGGCAGTGGCAAAACCCTGGCGTTCTATGTTCCCGCTTTGGGCCATTTGGTCGGGTCGGTGGAGCGGGACAGCGCCAACTTTGTGCGGGCAATTGCTCTTTATCCCCGCAATGAATTGCTCAAGGACCAGTTCACGGAGGTCTTCCGCCAAACGAAGCGTTTGAAGGCGGTATTAACGGCCGCCGGCCGACGCCCGATCTGCGTAGCCGCCTATTTCGGCCCGACCCCCAACAAGGGCCGGGACACCGAGGATCCCGAAAACAAGAATTTCTGGGCTGAACGAACCGAAGGTCGGGTTTGCCCATTCCTCGTGTGTCCGCAGCCTGATTGCGGCGGTGCCATGATCTGGCGGAACGAGGATCGGGCCCGCGACGTTGAACGCCTGGTCTGCGACTCATGTGCGGTGCCGATCGAGGCGGACGAGATCATGCTGACCCGGACGCGCATGCTCCGCACGCCTCCCGACGTGCTGTTCACCACGACCGAGATGATGAACCAGCGACTCACCGATGCGCGCTCCTGTCATCTCTTCGGCGTCGGCACACCCATCGGGCGCAAACCTTCTCTGGTTTTATTAGACGAGGCCCATACCTATCGCGGAGTCCATGGGGCACAGGCCGCGTATTTGTTGCGCCGCTGGCGCTACCTGAGCCATGCCAAGTGCCATTACGCCGGGTTGTCCGCCACCCTGATGGAGGCGGCGAGTTTCTTTGCGCAATTGACCGGTTTGTCGGCGGACAACGTGGAGGAAGTTTCGCCGGAAACCGCCGAAATGACCAAGGAAGGCATGGAATACATGGTGGCCCTTCGGGGCGACCCCGTGTCGGGCGCCAGCCTGCTTTCCACGACGATTCAGACCGCGATGCTCTTGCGCCGCATACTCGATCTGAATTCCGGTCTGCCGTCGACCGGCACGTTTGGCCGCAAGGTTTTCCTCTTTACGGACGACCTCGACGTCAAGAACCGCATGTATTTCACGCTGCTGGATGCGGAAGGCCAGGATGCCTATGGCCGGCCGGATCCCACGAAACCGGGCGGATCGCTCGCTAACCTCCGTGCGACCACCGGGATGGAAGACGACCGTCGCTTTTCCTTCGGCCAATCCTGGCGGCTCTCGGAAGACCTTGGCCATGCCTTGCGTCCCCAGAGCTATGTCCATTTAGGGCGGGTAAGTTCGCAGGACGAAGGAGTTGATAGTGACGCGGAAATCATTGTCGCGACCGCCTCACTCGAGGTCGGCTTCAATGATCCCGGGGTGGGGGCCGTCCTACAGCATAAGGCTCCCCGCGACCCCGCCGCCTTCCTGCAGCGCAAGGGCCGGGCCGGCCGACCCCGCGAGATGCGTCCGTGGACGGCCATCGTGCTTTCCGATTTTGGCCGAGACCGGCTGGCTTACCAGGCTTACGACCTATTGTTCGACCCCGAATTGCGACCGGGCGACTTGCCCCTGGGCAACCGGCACGTGCTCAAGATGCAGGCCGCCTGCACGGTGCTCGACTGGATGTCGCACCAGTTGCGTTCACAAGGCGGCCATGTCTGGCGGGACGCCAGTGCCCCGGCCACGTCGCATTCGGGAACCTGGGTCGAATCCGCCCGCGCGCGCCACAATGCCGCGGCCGCGATCCTCGAGCGGGTCCTGCAGGGTGGCGATGATCTCGACCACCTGACGGATTGGCTGCGCCGCGCCCTTGGTCTGCAGAATGCCAGCGAGGTCCAGGCCCTGTTATGGGAGGCCCCGCGGGCTTTGATGACCGAGGTCTTGCCCACTTGGCACCGGCGCTTGCGCACGCAGTGGCAGCGGGGAGCCGAAGAGGGGACCGAGTATTATCGATCCAATCACCCGTTGCCCGAATTCATCCCTGGCACGCTGTTCAGCGAACTCAACCTGCCGGAAGTGATCGTCATGGCTTCGCCCGGTCCCGGTCGCCCGGAGCGCGAACACCCGATGGCCATCGCCGGCGCGCTGCGCGAGTTCGCGCCGGGCCGCATTTCCCGTCGATTCGGGATCACGCACGGCATGTCGCGTCACTGGCTCCCCGTCGATCTCACCGCCGTCGGTCCACAAGAGATCGACGTGAATTCCTTCTGCGCCCAGCAGGAGCGCGACGATCTCGGCGTGCAGATCGTCCATTCCGGCAGCCAGGACGCCCCGGTTCGCATCCTCCGGCCGTTCGTGCTCCACGTCCGATCCGACGCGCCCCGGGACCGCGTCAAGGACTCCTCCAATGCGTTCCTCGAATGGCACACCCGTTTTTTCCCGCCCGACGATGCCGCAGTCGGCATGCGCCTGGATCTGCCTGCGCCTTCGCCCTGGGACGACGTGGTCGACGAAATCCGGTTTTTCACCCACCGCCACTATCAGCCGATTTCGGCTTGGCGTTTCGCGACCGGTGCGCACGCCACGATCAATGCCGCGGGCGGGGTAACGGCGGAACTCGCGAGCAGGTTCGTACTGCGCAACGGCGACCAGACCGAACTGGCGGCCCTGGGATTCTGCTTCGATGTGGATGCCATTCGCATCCGGCTCCGTATTCCCGCCAACTGGAAGCTGGAGGGAGATAGTGGTTATCCGGGGAAACTGCCCGCACTCCGGGTCGCACGTTTCCGCTGGCTGTTACTCAACGAACCTCGCTTTGACGGGCAACTCAACCAATTCGAACGCAACTGGCTGGCCGAGATCGCGATTTCGGCCATCAGCGCCATCGCGGTTCGTGACCAATGCGACCTGGCGGCCGCCTGGGCAGCGATTCGCGGCGGCGCCGGCAACCTCGATCTCTCCACGGTCTTGGATGTGATGTTCCAGACCCTGCCGACCGAGGAAGATGATCCCACGGCGCGGGTGGAGCAGGCCCGCCTGCAAGAGTTGCGCCAAATGATCGCGGATGCGGCGATCCTGGCGATCCTCGATCGGTTGGTGCCGGCGCTCTGGAGTGCGCCCGACCCCAGTTGGCATCCTTGGTTGCGGGAAAGGTATGTGGCCACGTTTGCCGCCGCGTTTCGCGACGCCGTGCAGCAGAGTTGCCCGGAAGTCGACGCCAGCGACCTCCTCATCGATTTGGAGACCGACCGCGAGGACCTCGCCACGATTTGGGTGACGGAGGATGCCCCGGGCGGCGGGGGTGTCGTCGAGCGACTGCTCCCTGCGCTCGCTGAATCCCCCCGGCGGTTTCTGGACCTGCTGCATGCCGCGCTCGGTGAATCCGACTTTGAAATCACGGACTCCGAATTGCAGCGCATCCTTCGACTGGCGGCCAGTGAACCGCCGTTTGCCCAGGCCATGCACGCTATTCGGGACGCACCGACCTTGGCGGAACTGACCCTCCGGTTTCAGGCTTTCCGCGCGCTCTTGAACGAGCGCGGTATCCGAACCACGCACGGCGTGTTGGCCGGTTTGTCCGCCCGCGTGCTCAGGCCGGGCAGCAATGAACTCACCGACCAGGTGGCACTCGGCTTGGCCGACCGATGGAGCAGGGAAGAGGCCCGCCTGGGCCTGGAGATCGACCAGCGCTCGTTGGTCTATGCTTTGAGCCACGCGGAGGAATTGGACACCGCCCTGAACAACGGGGCCTTGCCGATCGGCCCGGACCAGGACCGGCGGATCTGGCGTTTCAACGCCCTCGGCAGCATCGCGTGGGCCCGCGGGTCGCATGCCCGCAACCAGGGTCTGGGCCTATGGAGTCCCTACGCGTCTTTGCCCCTCCCGGAGCGCTGGCTGCTGCTTGACCTATTGGGGGCGCGAGAACCGCGCGTCCATTTCGGCAGCGCTGATTGGCGCCGTCTCTGCGAGAACCAGCTCATTGAAAATGGTCGGATCGCATTGACTGCCGACCGGGCCGACCTCGCGGCTTTGCGCTCGGCGCTCGTCGGCCTATTGGCCAACCCTCTCGATATCGGTTCGCTGCTGGTATATCCGCGCCTGCGCGGAATCGAGCGAACGGGCACCGGCCTCGCGGTGATGCTCGAACTTGTGACGGCAGGGCAGGTGAGTCCGGACGACGAGCCTTTGCCGGTCTCGACCGCCCGGCTGATCGTAAAAACCGCCCGGGGCGAGCGGGAAGAGATTCGCGATCTGCTGGAGAGCCTGGTCGCCGTGGAATTACTCGCGCCGGGCGATGAACTCTGGCTCGTTTCCCCGTGGATTTCGGATCTCGCCCTGCTCGACAACCGGTCCGGTGGCTACGCCGGGCTGGAGCCGGCCTGGCCCAAGCGTTTCCTTTCCCTGGCCGAACTCCTCGTCTTTGCCCTGCTCAAGAACCCCGCCTTGCGCATTTTCGTCGTCACGCGACCGGTGGAGCACAACCAGCGGTTCTGCAGTCGGCTGCAGAACCTCGCCGAGTTGGAAGGATGCGCCGACCGCCTCGCGATCGATAGTTCGCGCGCCGAACTGCACACGAAGGGACTGATCGCCACCACCTTCGCGCTGAATGGTTCGATGAACTTCACCCGCAGTGGCGTCGAAGTGCTCGAGGAAACAGTCCAGCTGGAAACTGAACCGACCCGCATCGGCCTGTTTCGGCTCAACATGCACGGTCATTACAAATGA